The following are encoded in a window of Camarhynchus parvulus chromosome 1A, STF_HiC, whole genome shotgun sequence genomic DNA:
- the FMC1 gene encoding protein FMC1 homolog, with amino-acid sequence MAALGTPLRTLRALLRELRHAAGRSYRDSPAYRHVLAAFRAHRVTSEKLCRAQQELHFQAATYLCLLRSVREHEALHREYHGRGERSPQEVAGLVGFRLPQQPGGKG; translated from the exons ATGGCGGCGCTGGGAACCCCGCTGCGCACCCTGCGCGCGCTCCTGCGCGAGCTGCGCCACGCCGCCGGCCGCTCCTATCGCGACAGCCCCGCCTATCGGCACGTGCTCGCGGCCTTCCGCGCGCACCGG GTGACCAGCGAGAAGCTGTGCCGGGCCCAGCAGGAACTGCACTTCCAGGCCGCCACCTACCTGTGCCTGCTGCGCAGCGTCCGGGAGCACGAGGCCCTGCACCGCGAGTACCACGGCAGGGGAGAGCGCTCGCCACAGGAGGTCGCCGGACTGGTGGGCTTCAGACTGCCTCAGCAACcgggagggaagggctga